A genomic window from Phoenix dactylifera cultivar Barhee BC4 unplaced genomic scaffold, palm_55x_up_171113_PBpolish2nd_filt_p 000007F, whole genome shotgun sequence includes:
- the LOC103705390 gene encoding splicing factor 3B subunit 4-like: MTTRITPGVGANLLGQHAPERNQDATTYVGNLDPQVTEELLWELFVQAGPVVNVYVPKDRVTNLHQGYGFVEFRSEEDADYAIKILNMIKLYGKPIRVNKASQDKKSLDVGANLFIGNLDPDVDEKLLYDTFSAFGVIVTNPKIMRDPETGNSRGFGFISYDSFESSDAAIESMNGQYLCNRQITVSYAYKKDTKGERHGTPAERVLASSNPGTQKNRPHTLFASGPPTLTNGPQANAGGGAPIPPRPYANGAIPPGPVRPPPPMGQFPPPMQMAGPPSWPGQAQPPSQSIPPPTMLPPPLQHYRPPAQPYSMQPPPPTGMVRPPPPPSLWRPPPPPPPHVGAPSMPLPQMSMPLPPPPSAPPQARPAAPNSIG; the protein is encoded by the exons GTTACTGAGGAGCTACTATGGGAATTATTTGTCCAGGCAGGTCCTGTTG TTAATGTCTATGTTCCAAAAGATAGAGTTACAAATCTTCATCAAGGATATGGGTTTGTGGAGTTTCGTAGTGAAGAAGATGCAGATTAT GCTATCAAGATTTTGAATATGATCAAACTATATGGGAAACCAATACGTGTAAATAAG GCTTCCCAAGACAAGAAAAGCTTGGATGTGGGGGCAAACCTTTTTATCGGTAATCTTGACCCG GATGTAGATGagaaacttctttatgatacatTCAGTGCATTTGGAGTTATTGTGACTAATCCTAAG ATAATGCGAGATCCTGAAACTGGGAATTCTCGAGGTTTTGGCTTTATTAGCTACGATTCCTTCGAGTCATCTGATGCAGCAATAGAG TCTATGAATGGTCAGTACCTGTGTAACCGGCAAATCACCGTTTCTTATGCATATAAAAAAGACACTAAAGGGGAACGCCATGGCACTCCAGCAG AGAGAGTTCTAGCGTCAAGCAACCCAGGAACTCAAAAGAACAGGCCACACACCTTATTTGCAAGTGGGCCACCAACACTCACCAACGGGCCCCAGGCAAATGCAGGTGGTGGCGCACCGATCCCTCCACGACCCTACGCCAATGGTGCGATTCCACCCGGACCAGTTCGGCCTCCTCCACCAATGGGCCAGTTTCCTCCCCCCATGCAGATGGCAGGGCCTCCATCATGGCCTGGCCAAGCACAGCCACCCAGCCAGTCCATTCCACCACCTACCATGCTACCGCCACCGCTCCAGCACTATCGGCCTCCTGCGCAACCGTATAGTATGCAACCTCCTCCACCTACAGGCATGGTGAGGCCACCGCCGCCACCTTCTTTGTggaggccgccgccgccgccgccgccacatGTAGGTGCACCATCGATGCCTCTGCCTCAGATGTCCATGCCACTGCCGCCGCCACCAAGTGCTCCACCCCAAGCACGGCCTGCTGCTCCAAATTCTATAGGATGA